CCTTCGAGGCATTGGAAGACCGCGTTGTGTTCGCTGTCGACCGGCAGCAGGCGGGCGTGGTTCGCCCGGGCCGAGGCCATCACGAACTTGCCGGCGAGGACGAGGATCTCCTTCGAGGCCAGGGCCAGGGCCTTGCCGGCCGCCAGGGCCGCGAGCGCGGGTTCGAGGCCGGTGGTGCCGACAACGGCGACAAGCACGATATCGGCCTCGGGCAACTGCGAGAGCTCAACCAAGCCCGCCAGTCCGCCCACGATCTTCGTGTCCGGGGGAAAGGAGCTGGCGTCGGCCCGGGCGGCGCGGAACGCCTCGTCCTCGAACACGCCGACGTGCCGCACGTTGTGTTCGCGCGCGATGGCCGCGAGCTTGCCCCAATTCGCCCGGGCGGCGATGCCGACCAGTTCGAGCTTGTCGCGGTGGGCGTTGATGACGCGCAGCGTGTTTTCGCCGATGGAACCCGTGGCGCCGAGGAGGACGACACGTTTGCGGGGGCGTGAAGTGGAGGCTGGCACGAAAGGCGACGTTATGCGGCAGCGTCGCCGGGGTTCGCAAGCATTCCGTCGGGAGCGGAGAACCGGCGCGATGGGCGGCAGTTTTGGCAGCCCGGGACGGCCGCCTGGTGCGTTGACTCTCCTCTGGGCGCGGCTAGAGAACACCCATGAAGAATCCGCCCCATTCTTCGACTGTTACCCCAGAGCGGCGACTCAAGCTTTTGACCGGCATCCCCGGTTTTGGGAGTCTGCCTGAAACGTTGTTGACCGAACTCGCTGCCAACCTGCACGAAGAGCACTTCCCGCTCGGCGCGGTGATCGTCGCCGAGGGCGACGTTGGCGACCGGCTTTACCTGATCGAAAGTGGGGAGGCGGAGGTTTCCACTCCGGGTGCGGTGGAGGCCGTTTCGCTGGCGGTGCTGGGACCCGGCGACATGTTTGGCGAGATTGCGCTTCTCTCGGCCCAAGGGCGGCGGCAGGCCACCGTCACCGCCCTCACGCCCGTGACCACGCTCAGCCTCATGTCGTCCGCGTTCGAGGCGGCGCTGGCGGCTTGCCCCGACGTGCGCTTCGACCTCGCCGCCACGGCGGACACGCTCCTGACCGCCAAATTCCTGAAGCAGCAGGGCAGTTGGCGATCCTGAGCGTCAGGTCAGGAGCGTCAGGAAGAAGTAGCCGGCCGCGCCCGTCAGCATCAGGCTGTCACTCATGTCGAAGAACCCGCCTTGGGCGGGGAGGATCGAGCCTGAGTCCTTGATGTTGGCGCGGCGCTTGATCGCCGACTCCACGAGGTCGCCCACAATGCCCAGCAATGCGATGGGCAGCGCGAGCAGCGCGCCCATCAGCGGCGTAAGCGCGGCGGGCAGCAGGCTGCGTCCGAACCAGGCGATCGCCGCGCCGATGGCCATCGACGCGAGGGTGCCGCCGATCGCGCCTTCCCACGTTTTCTTGGGGCTGATCAGCGGCGACATCTTGTGCCGCCCGATCGCGAGGCCCGTCAGAAGGCCGCCCATGTCGCAGAACTTCGTCGCGGCAATCACCCAGAGGCAGAACACCAGCCGGCCGTCCGGCGAGATCGCCTCGCCCGGCAGCGGCAGGAGGATGCGCACGAAGTACTGCATCAGCAGCGAAACGTAGAGCAGCCCGAACAGGGTGGGACCGAGCGCCTCGACCCGATTTTCCGGCGTGCGTTCACCGAGGAGCCGGACGGAGAAGACGATCACAGCGAGAGCCAGGAAAAGATGCGCGGGCAGGATTGGCAGATAGAGCTCGATCACCGGCGCGGCGGTCACGAGTCCACCCAGCACGGTCGCGGTCTTGTCGAAGGGTGCGTAGCCGCAGCCCCGCATGAGCACGTAGAATTCGCGCAACGTGCCCATGGACACGATCAGCGCCAGGGCGATGGCGCCGTAGTTGCGGAAGTACCACATCGTCGCGACCACGATCGCCCAGAGGAGCGTGGAACTGAAAACACGTTTGCCCACGGTGAGTCGGTTTAGCGGACGTTCGCGGGCGCGGTGGCCCTGATCTGTTCACTGGTGAGGCCGAAACGGCGCTCGCGGCGGTTGTAGTCCGCGATGGCCGCCTCGAGGTCTGCCTTGGTGAAGTCCGGCCAGAGCACCGGGGTGAAGACGAACTCGGCGTACGCCGCCTGAAGCAGGAGAAAGTTGCTGACGCGCCGCTCGCCGGAGGTGCGGATGACGAGATCCGGATCGGGCATGTCGCTCGTGTACAGGTACCGGCTGAACGACGACCAGTTGGGATCGTTGAGCTTGGCCTCGCCGTTCGCGACGGCTGCAGCGTACGCGCGGGCGGCATCCATCACCTCGGTGCGGGCGCCGTAGTTCAGCGCGAGCACGAGCGTGTAGTCGGTGAAGTGTTTGGTCTCCTCGGCGGTCGCCGTGAGGAGTTTCCGGATGCCGGCCGGCAGCTCTTCGGTGCGTCCGATGGTGCGGAAACGCACGCGGTCGCGCACGAACGTCTCGAGCTCCTTTTTCAGGTAGAACTCGAGCAGGCTCATCAGCGTGCCGACCTCGTCCTGCGGCCGCTTCCAGTTCTCGATCGAGAAGGCGTAGAGCGTGAGCATGCGCACGCCCAAGTCGCGCGCGGCGAACGTGATTGTCCGCACGGTTTCCACTCCCCGCCGATGGCCTTCGGCACGCGGCAAACCCCGTTGCGTGGCCCAGCGGCCGTTGCCGTCCATGATGATGGCTACGTGGGCGGGACTGTTTGCGGTGGGTGCGGCCATGCGGTTTGGCGAAGGTAGGGCGGCCGCGTGCGCGTTGACAAGGCTCGTGAACGGCGAGGTGAGCCGCGGGCGCTAAAACACCCGCAGAAAGGCGTGCGGGCCCACGTCGAGGAACGTCGGGGTGTCCGGCGCGGGGAGCGTGCGCATCAGTTGTCCCTGCTCGTCGAAGACGCCAATTTCGGCATCGGCATCGGCCAGGGGCGCGTAGAGCTCCCGGGCGTCGGAGTCGAAGGCGATGGCGGCGCGGACGTGCCGCGCGAGCTGGAACTTACCGGTGTTCAGGCCGGTGAGGGAAAAGCGGTGGAGGGTCAGCCCGTCCTCGAGCAGCACGAGCAGAGAGTCCTGCCGCGCGTCGAACGCGACGCCCAAGGGCGGGGTTGCGACGCCCTGCAAGGGAATGCGCCCGATGATGGCGCCCAGGCGGCTCGTTTCGACGAGTTCGGCGCGCGTGGCGTCGAGGAGGAAAAGGTGGCCGTCGCGGGGATTGAGCGCGAGGTCGCCGCCCGGTCCCGGGCTCGGGTCGATGGTGAACGCCCGCTTGATCGCCCGGGCGGGGCGGTCGACGACGCGGATTTGGTTTCCCGGCGCGAGCCGCAGGAAGAAGTGGTCGGTGAACGGATCGTAGGCGAACCCGGTAACGGTGTCGCCGGGTTCGAGAAAGCTGGGGACGTCGCGCGCGACGTCGCGGCCGTCCAGGGCGCGGTCGCGAATCTCGGGGGCGCGGGGGGCGACCGTGTAGAGATGCGCCGGCCCGGGAGTGGCGCACCCGGCCAGAAGCAGGGAGGCGAGCAGGGGCAGGAGTTGGCGAAGCATCGCGGCCGGGGTGGCGGCGGACTGCGCGCGTGGGCCGTTCATCCAAATCGGTGTTGTCATCGTTCGAGGCGCTGGTGTGACTCGCCGCATGAAAGTCGCGTTTGTAAGTGGCACCAGCATCGTCAACTCCACGTTGTTTTCGTCCTGGGAGGTGAAGACGGTCGAGACGAAATATGGGCCGGTGACGTACAAGAGCCGGGGCGAGCATGCCCTCATCAACCGGCACGGCTACCAGTTTCCGCTCCCGCCGCACTCCATCAATTACCGCGCGAACATCCGCGCTCTGGCCGATCTCGGCTTCGTCGACATCGTTTCGCTGAACTCGGTGGGGTCGCTGAAGAAGGACCTGCCCCCGGGGACGTTCGTGTCCTGCTCGGACTACGTGTGCCTGCAGCAGGGGCCGATGACGTACTTTGATAACGAACTGCGCGGTGGCGCGCCGGGCATCGCCAACAACCTGATTCCCAAGCTCACCGCGGGACTCGCATCAGAGTTCACGATCGAGACCGGCAAAGTCTACGTGCAGATGCGCGGCCCGCGCTTCGAGACCAAGGCGGAGATCCGCGTGGTGAAGGACTGGGGCGACGTGATCGGCATGACCGCGGCGCACGAGGCGGACCTGTGCACCGAACTCGGCCTGCGGTACAACAGCCTCGCGCTGATCGACAATTACGCCAACGGGCTCGAGGGGACCGAGATCGACTTCGCCAAGTTCAAGGAGCTGGTGAAAGACAATCAGCTCCGCGTGAACCGGCTCTTCCAGCGCATGCTGGAGATCCTGGCCTGACGCGCTTCGCCGCGCGCAGGTCGTCCAACCTTCGATCTCACTTCCAAGCTTCGCCACGGTGGAGCGCGGGCCTCAGGAGGCCGCCACTCCGCCGGGCCCCCACGCTGCCAACGGCCTCTTCCCACCATGAGCCAGCCCTACGTCCACGGCTACGCGCCACGTGAACGCGAACGCCTGGAAGACCAGGCGGACGCCCTCGTCGAGCTGCTGCACGCGGACACGGCGTACCCGGCGGGGAGCCGCGTGCTCGAGGTGGGGTGCGGAGTGGGGGCGCAGACCATCCAGCTGGCGCGCCGCAGCCCGGGGGCGCGCATCACGTCGGTCGATGTGTCGAGCGAGTCGGTGGCCGCCGCGCGGGAGAAAGTGACGGCGGCGGGGCTGACGAACGTGTCCTTCCGGCAGGCGGACCTATTTGCCCTGCCGTTTCCGCCGGCGTCATTCGATCACGTGTTCGTCTGCTTCGTGCTCGAGCATCTGCGCCGCCCGGTGGATGCGCTGCTGAGTTTGCGCAGCCAACTGACGCCGGGCGGGACAATCACCGTGATCGAGGGCGACCACGGCTCGACCTGCTTTCATCCCGACAGCGCGGCGGCGCGCGCCGCGATCGCGTGTCAGGTCGAACTGCAGCGTCGGGCCGGCGGCGACGCCCTGATCGGGCGGCAGGTTTACCCTTTGCTCATCGCGGCCGGTTACGACGACGTGCGCGTCACGCCCCGGCAGGTGTACGTCGATTCCAGCCGGCCGGCGTTGGTGGATGGCTTC
This genomic window from Opitutus sp. ER46 contains:
- a CDS encoding cyclic nucleotide-binding domain-containing protein is translated as MTELAANLHEEHFPLGAVIVAEGDVGDRLYLIESGEAEVSTPGAVEAVSLAVLGPGDMFGEIALLSAQGRRQATVTALTPVTTLSLMSSAFEAALAACPDVRFDLAATADTLLTAKFLKQQGSWRS
- a CDS encoding phosphatidate cytidylyltransferase, producing the protein MGKRVFSSTLLWAIVVATMWYFRNYGAIALALIVSMGTLREFYVLMRGCGYAPFDKTATVLGGLVTAAPVIELYLPILPAHLFLALAVIVFSVRLLGERTPENRVEALGPTLFGLLYVSLLMQYFVRILLPLPGEAISPDGRLVFCLWVIAATKFCDMGGLLTGLAIGRHKMSPLISPKKTWEGAIGGTLASMAIGAAIAWFGRSLLPAALTPLMGALLALPIALLGIVGDLVESAIKRRANIKDSGSILPAQGGFFDMSDSLMLTGAAGYFFLTLLT
- a CDS encoding isoprenyl transferase is translated as MAAPTANSPAHVAIIMDGNGRWATQRGLPRAEGHRRGVETVRTITFAARDLGVRMLTLYAFSIENWKRPQDEVGTLMSLLEFYLKKELETFVRDRVRFRTIGRTEELPAGIRKLLTATAEETKHFTDYTLVLALNYGARTEVMDAARAYAAAVANGEAKLNDPNWSSFSRYLYTSDMPDPDLVIRTSGERRVSNFLLLQAAYAEFVFTPVLWPDFTKADLEAAIADYNRRERRFGLTSEQIRATAPANVR
- a CDS encoding MTAP family purine nucleoside phosphorylase translates to MKVAFVSGTSIVNSTLFSSWEVKTVETKYGPVTYKSRGEHALINRHGYQFPLPPHSINYRANIRALADLGFVDIVSLNSVGSLKKDLPPGTFVSCSDYVCLQQGPMTYFDNELRGGAPGIANNLIPKLTAGLASEFTIETGKVYVQMRGPRFETKAEIRVVKDWGDVIGMTAAHEADLCTELGLRYNSLALIDNYANGLEGTEIDFAKFKELVKDNQLRVNRLFQRMLEILA
- a CDS encoding methyltransferase domain-containing protein; the protein is MSQPYVHGYAPRERERLEDQADALVELLHADTAYPAGSRVLEVGCGVGAQTIQLARRSPGARITSVDVSSESVAAAREKVTAAGLTNVSFRQADLFALPFPPASFDHVFVCFVLEHLRRPVDALLSLRSQLTPGGTITVIEGDHGSTCFHPDSAAARAAIACQVELQRRAGGDALIGRQVYPLLIAAGYDDVRVTPRQVYVDSSRPALVDGFTCRTFTAMIEGVRESAVNAGLAKPAEFDAGIHDLKRTAGADGVFCYTFFKGTGRKPAAGSAV